In one window of Deinococcus aerius DNA:
- a CDS encoding NPCBM/NEW2 domain-containing protein has product MTACSQSSPPAASDPYANGASYSWAYTAPAGRLSALSLTPGENNLYFEPILAARNGWGPIEIDRSNGEQAPGDGRPLTLNGKTYARGFGTHAGSELRYSLRGTGAVCTRFTADIGVDDEVGNRGSVVFQVYLDGVKAYDSGTITGASATRQVNLDIRNRQELRLVVTDAGNGKSSDHADWAVPKVFCERPASGRLDTTFGSSGRADVGGSDAVLEPGGAVLISDTAGGDFVLKRLAADGTVRQVTTDFGGPDAAYAIARQPDGKVVVVGQSGNNFAAARYNPDLTLDTGFGTGGKVITDLGSLGLEAAYAVAVQGDGRIVAAGTTVQPVPEGTPSSNDLAVVRYNANGTLDSTFGTGGVVVQRFDPPSDYSVDEARAVAVQPDGRIVIAGKADASGGGRSRLLMRLNANGAPDTTFAGSGLIRGDIYSIFNDVALEPDGDIVVVGYEGRYFGNGVVQRYGPGGALQDETQLQFTADLFGNQNVLSDVLVQPDGKILVGGAAYTPPANGGTGLNEYAFARLNSSLSLDTSFGTGGKVLTGLGVALLPSGGEETPLGALLRQSDGKIVVVATQSARYWP; this is encoded by the coding sequence TTGACCGCCTGCAGCCAGTCCAGCCCGCCCGCGGCGTCTGACCCCTATGCGAATGGCGCCAGCTACTCCTGGGCGTACACGGCCCCGGCTGGTCGGCTCTCCGCGCTCAGCCTCACCCCCGGCGAGAACAACCTCTACTTCGAGCCCATCCTCGCCGCCCGGAACGGTTGGGGTCCCATCGAGATCGACCGCTCCAACGGTGAGCAGGCCCCCGGGGATGGCCGCCCCCTCACCCTGAACGGCAAGACTTACGCCCGGGGCTTCGGCACCCACGCGGGCAGCGAGTTGCGCTACAGCCTCAGGGGGACAGGAGCGGTCTGCACCCGCTTCACCGCCGACATCGGGGTGGACGACGAGGTGGGCAACCGGGGCAGTGTGGTGTTTCAGGTGTATCTGGACGGCGTCAAGGCCTACGACTCGGGGACGATAACGGGGGCAAGTGCGACGAGGCAGGTGAACCTGGACATTCGCAACCGGCAGGAGTTGCGCCTGGTGGTGACGGACGCGGGCAATGGCAAGAGCAGTGACCACGCCGACTGGGCCGTTCCGAAAGTCTTCTGCGAGCGTCCCGCCTCCGGGAGGCTCGACACCACCTTCGGCAGCAGCGGGCGCGCCGACGTGGGCGGCAGCGACGCGGTGCTGGAGCCGGGCGGCGCCGTGCTGATCTCGGACACGGCGGGGGGCGACTTCGTCCTGAAGCGCCTGGCGGCGGACGGCACGGTGCGGCAGGTGACCACCGACTTCGGCGGGCCGGACGCGGCGTACGCCATCGCGCGGCAACCCGACGGCAAGGTCGTGGTGGTCGGGCAGAGCGGCAACAACTTCGCCGCCGCCCGCTACAACCCCGACCTGACGCTGGACACGGGCTTCGGAACGGGCGGCAAGGTCATCACCGACCTGGGCAGCCTGGGACTGGAGGCCGCCTACGCGGTGGCGGTCCAGGGGGACGGGAGGATCGTGGCGGCGGGAACGACGGTTCAGCCCGTGCCGGAGGGCACGCCTTCCTCCAACGACCTGGCCGTGGTGCGGTACAACGCGAACGGCACGCTCGACTCGACCTTCGGCACGGGCGGCGTGGTGGTCCAGCGCTTCGATCCGCCCTCCGACTACAGCGTGGACGAGGCGCGCGCGGTGGCCGTGCAGCCGGACGGCAGGATTGTGATCGCGGGCAAGGCGGACGCCTCGGGCGGGGGGCGAAGCCGACTCCTCATGCGCCTGAACGCGAACGGGGCCCCGGACACCACCTTCGCCGGGAGCGGACTTATCCGGGGCGACATCTACTCCATCTTCAACGACGTGGCGCTGGAACCGGACGGCGACATCGTCGTTGTGGGGTACGAGGGGCGCTACTTCGGGAACGGCGTGGTGCAGCGTTATGGCCCTGGCGGCGCGCTCCAGGACGAGACGCAGCTTCAGTTCACCGCCGACCTGTTCGGCAACCAGAATGTGCTGAGTGACGTGCTGGTCCAGCCGGACGGCAAGATTCTGGTCGGCGGCGCCGCGTACACCCCCCCGGCCAATGGCGGGACGGGGCTGAACGAGTACGCGTTCGCGCGGCTGAATTCCAGCCTGAGCCTGGACACGAGCTTCGGGACCGGCGGCAAAGTCCTCACCGGTCTGGGCGTGGCCCTCCTGCCGAGCGGGGGCGAGGAGACGCCGCTGGGCGCCCTCCTCCGGCAATCCGACGGCAAAATCGTGGTGGTCGCCACGCAAAGCGCGCGGTACTGGCCCTAA
- a CDS encoding SDR family oxidoreductase: protein MSKVWFITGASRGFGEAFARAALERGDRVAGTARRLETLDGLRAFGEAFLPLQLDVTDRAADFAAVRQAREHFGQLDVVVNNAGYGHFGFFEEITEEEARAQLETNVFGAMWVTQAALPILREQGHGHIIQISSIGGVAAFPSLGIYHASKWALEGMSEALAQEVAGQGIKVTLVEPGSYGTDWAGSSAQRSQPNPVYDGFRQAMAQRAGQSTAGDPQAAAQALLKVVDSENPPLRILFGSQAFDIAQGLTQRRVQTWKEWETVSREA, encoded by the coding sequence ATGTCGAAAGTTTGGTTCATCACAGGAGCTTCTCGCGGCTTCGGAGAAGCCTTTGCCCGCGCCGCCCTGGAGCGCGGCGACCGCGTGGCCGGGACCGCCCGCCGCCTGGAGACCCTGGACGGGCTGCGCGCTTTTGGTGAGGCGTTCCTGCCCCTGCAACTCGACGTGACCGACCGCGCGGCGGACTTTGCCGCTGTGCGGCAGGCCAGGGAGCACTTCGGGCAACTGGACGTGGTGGTGAACAACGCCGGGTACGGGCACTTCGGGTTCTTCGAGGAGATTACCGAGGAGGAGGCACGCGCCCAGTTGGAAACGAACGTCTTCGGCGCGATGTGGGTCACGCAGGCGGCGCTGCCGATCCTGCGCGAACAGGGCCACGGGCACATCATTCAGATTTCGAGCATCGGTGGTGTGGCAGCGTTCCCCAGCCTGGGCATCTACCACGCCTCGAAGTGGGCGCTGGAAGGGATGAGTGAGGCGCTGGCGCAGGAAGTGGCCGGGCAGGGGATCAAGGTCACGCTGGTGGAACCGGGGAGTTACGGCACGGACTGGGCGGGCAGCTCAGCCCAGCGCTCCCAGCCGAACCCGGTGTACGACGGGTTCCGGCAGGCGATGGCGCAGCGGGCTGGGCAGTCCACCGCTGGCGATCCCCAGGCGGCGGCCCAGGCGCTGCTGAAGGTGGTGGACAGCGAGAACCCCCCACTGCGCATCCTCTTTGGGTCGCAGGCCTTCGACATCGCGCAGGGCCTCACCCAGCGCCGTGTACAGACCTGGAAGGAGTGGGAAACCGTCTCCCGCGAGGCGTAG
- a CDS encoding TetR/AcrR family transcriptional regulator, with the protein MEGKPTSGRRERKKLDTWRTIRQTALRLISERGYHNVSLEDIAAAADVSRATLFNYFRSKEAMLFDPDPEEQTHWETFLAQRPTDEVPWASLEAFFLDYTAGYETKLRLQKELQQGGTVLSQAKQDGSVRVHAFLSTWLRPRLLAQGQDPDESDFLLSIAFTAMSTAFARWDPKQDFGVFQHLIRQAFGRVGRGLLTPP; encoded by the coding sequence GTGGAAGGGAAACCCACCAGCGGGCGACGTGAGCGCAAGAAGCTCGACACCTGGCGCACCATCCGCCAGACCGCGCTGCGCCTCATTTCCGAACGCGGCTACCACAACGTCAGCCTGGAGGACATCGCTGCCGCCGCCGACGTTTCCCGCGCCACGCTCTTTAACTACTTCCGGTCCAAAGAAGCTATGCTCTTCGACCCCGATCCGGAAGAACAGACCCACTGGGAAACCTTTCTGGCCCAGCGCCCCACCGACGAGGTGCCCTGGGCGTCCCTGGAGGCGTTCTTCCTCGACTACACTGCCGGGTACGAGACCAAACTCCGCCTCCAGAAGGAGCTGCAACAGGGCGGCACCGTGCTGAGCCAGGCCAAGCAGGACGGGAGCGTGCGCGTGCACGCTTTCCTGTCCACCTGGTTGCGCCCCCGCCTCCTGGCGCAGGGGCAGGACCCCGACGAGAGCGACTTTCTCCTGAGCATTGCCTTCACGGCCATGTCCACCGCCTTCGCCCGCTGGGACCCCAAGCAGGACTTCGGGGTCTTCCAGCACCTGATCCGCCAGGCATTTGGGCGTGTCGGACGAGGCCTGCTCACGCCCCCCTAA
- a CDS encoding NPCBM/NEW2 domain-containing protein codes for MVQVLTKRRRAGMVGALLALTLGLAACGSQSPAPEVAAEQPVTSADAAAPDDAELEALQLGAGSDLSLEPFVSVTNGWGPVERNLSNGEKAAGDGRALTIGGRTYARGLGVHASSSLTFDLGGRCSTFTSAVGVDDEVSSRGSVVFQVYADGVKLYDSGVLRGSDGARALSVNVSGRRELRLVVTDAGDGVSSDHADWASPSLLGCAAAPSAAPVSAPAGGEPVFSGPLVITKGGTYSGNWESLDTTPVITIQTSEPVIIENSRLRGGGRLITGWDYDLTVRNVRGEARTPGQAGRSATRVVAGENIRNLRVENSTFSGGGIYVRSFKGTGDQGIRILRNTFRNIDGRQSDGRGGYNGQTNIMQAIQFNAVQGIANAEIAWNQVINEPGQSAVEDNINLYASSGTPDKPILIHDNYIQGAYPADPTSKVYSGGGIMLGDAKVTDPRGNGYVRAYDNQIVGTTNYGLAIAGGVGIEAYRNRVVGSGRLPDGSRLPAQNVGIYVWDIYGAGNLAPATFAGNSLRDNVSGWTKVGADGKTSTNPMWLPHCGYRGTTCANNVSLGKVTPASEAAELVRWQQKLGDAGVRVGAQ; via the coding sequence ATGGTTCAGGTTCTTACAAAACGCCGTCGCGCCGGGATGGTGGGCGCTCTGCTGGCCCTGACGCTGGGGCTGGCCGCCTGCGGAAGTCAGAGCCCCGCGCCCGAGGTGGCCGCCGAGCAGCCCGTAACGAGCGCGGACGCGGCAGCCCCCGACGACGCCGAGCTGGAGGCCCTGCAACTCGGCGCGGGCAGCGACCTGAGCCTGGAGCCCTTTGTCAGCGTGACCAACGGCTGGGGGCCGGTGGAGCGCAACCTCAGCAACGGCGAGAAGGCCGCCGGGGACGGCCGCGCCCTCACCATCGGTGGCCGGACGTACGCCCGGGGCCTCGGGGTCCACGCCTCGTCCAGCCTGACCTTCGATCTGGGTGGGCGCTGCTCCACCTTCACCTCGGCGGTGGGGGTGGACGACGAGGTGAGTTCCAGGGGCAGCGTGGTGTTCCAGGTCTACGCCGACGGCGTGAAGCTGTACGACTCCGGCGTGCTGCGCGGCAGCGACGGCGCGCGGGCGCTGAGCGTGAACGTGAGCGGCAGGAGGGAACTGCGGCTCGTCGTGACGGACGCAGGTGACGGGGTCAGTTCGGACCACGCCGACTGGGCGAGTCCCAGCCTGCTGGGCTGCGCGGCGGCCCCGAGCGCGGCGCCCGTCAGCGCCCCGGCGGGCGGCGAGCCCGTCTTCTCCGGCCCCCTGGTGATCACGAAGGGCGGCACCTACTCCGGCAATTGGGAGAGCCTGGACACGACTCCGGTGATCACGATCCAGACCTCCGAGCCCGTGATCATCGAGAACAGCCGCCTGCGGGGCGGGGGCCGGCTCATCACCGGCTGGGACTACGACCTCACCGTGCGGAACGTGCGGGGCGAGGCCCGGACACCTGGCCAAGCCGGGAGAAGCGCGACGCGGGTGGTGGCGGGCGAGAACATTCGCAACCTGCGGGTGGAGAACTCCACCTTCTCGGGCGGCGGCATCTATGTCCGCAGCTTTAAGGGGACCGGGGATCAGGGCATCCGCATCCTGCGCAACACCTTCAGGAATATCGACGGGCGCCAGAGCGATGGCCGGGGCGGGTACAACGGCCAGACGAACATCATGCAGGCGATCCAGTTCAACGCCGTGCAGGGGATTGCGAATGCGGAAATCGCCTGGAACCAGGTCATCAACGAGCCCGGGCAGTCGGCCGTAGAGGACAACATCAACCTGTACGCCTCCTCCGGCACGCCGGACAAGCCCATCCTGATCCACGACAACTACATCCAGGGGGCCTACCCCGCCGACCCCACGAGCAAGGTGTACTCGGGCGGCGGCATCATGTTGGGGGACGCCAAGGTCACCGATCCCCGGGGGAACGGGTACGTGCGGGCCTACGACAACCAGATTGTGGGCACGACGAACTACGGCCTGGCGATTGCCGGGGGCGTGGGGATTGAGGCGTACCGTAACCGGGTGGTGGGGAGCGGGCGGCTTCCCGATGGCAGCCGGCTTCCCGCGCAGAACGTGGGCATCTACGTGTGGGACATATATGGGGCGGGCAACCTGGCCCCGGCGACCTTTGCGGGCAACTCGCTGCGCGACAACGTGAGCGGCTGGACGAAAGTGGGCGCGGACGGCAAGACCAGCACCAACCCGATGTGGCTGCCCCACTGCGGCTACCGGGGCACGACCTGCGCGAACAACGTGTCGCTGGGCAAGGTCACGCCCGCGAGCGAGGCCGCCGAACTCGTCCGCTGGCAGCAGAAGCTGGGCGACGCCGGGGTCCGGGTCGGGGCCCAGTAA